GCAAGGCAAAGACCCTGCAGTTTTCCCTCCTCCACACTAGGGTATTAATGACTCTAATTGCCAACCCGTAGCTCTTTGGCAGAGGGATGCCTTTATAATGCTATAAAAATGGATTAAGTTCTTAAAACAATGATCAAAGCAAGAGCGGAGTGCGAGGAAAAGGCTTTTGCTTTGAAACTTTTACAATCCCACATTATGTATGGGCTGCAATATCCTTATATGGTCTTTGGATATACTCATCACTTGAGCTAGTTTTTGCTtttgagttaggcccaaggtcaATTTTCTTTATATGTATTAGTGGCAGACCCATCGTAATCTTGGGATTTCTAATGTTTGACTACCTATGCTATGTCACTTCATGCTCTAGATGTCCAGACTTGGGCGGGTCCCGTACAAGTAGGTGCTAGAATCCCTCATAGGTTAAGTACTGGGCAATCTTTACTGCTTGACCTATCTTTTAGGGTTGAGTTAGGACAAGGTTCCTTTTCTTACAGAAATATTGTGACCTTAGCTAAAATAAAAAGTTTGGCCTCTCGTACTCTAACGTAGGGAGCACAATCTTTTGGAAATCatatttcccttttccttttagaAGGAAAATAGTGTGGCATCCGACTCTTGGTAGACACAAATATAGTTGATAAATCCATGTTCTGTTTTTAatcttttgtttttggtttttggtAGATAGGTTATAGTAGTGTTGCTTGTTAGTTGATTTCATCTTCTAGCCTTGGCTGATGGTTTTTGGATTCAAGCATCAACAATTCCGAGGTTATCTACTTTGACGACCCTCTACTTTCTTATATTTGCAAATATCTCCTTCTAACTTTTCTACTATAAAAGGCATTAACTATAAATGTTCTTGCTCACTGATAGTGATGAAGAACAAATAGAAGCTGAAAATGGATGAGAACATGGGCGTTACCTACAAATATAATTCTACGGGCTATACTGATAATGCTAAGTTGAGATTTGGCAGACGCAGATCACTAAATGATGCTTCTCTACCTCCGACATTGAGGTTAGGGGTTCGAATCACCAGGACAGAAAAGTGAGAAAATGGTGTTGTTGACTCACGGGTAAAAGGGGGTTTTGGGGGTCGGTTTGccatattaaaaaatataaaattagatGGTCGAGGAAGTTTGTGTATGACATGGTCATGACTCAGAAGGTTTAGTATATTTCCATATTAGAGGTCAATGTGCTTCACCATTAATAAGCATTTCGAAGGGGTTTTGGGGGTCGGTTTGCCATATCAAAATATATAGAATCAGATGGTCGAGGAAGTTTGTGTATGACATGGTCATGACTCAGAAGGTTTACTGTTATTTCCAGATTAGAGGTCAATGTGCTTCACCATTAATAGGCATTTCAGAGGGGCATATGTATTATCTGTCAATGCTAATTTTGCAATTTGGCAATAGAATCATGTTGCTAGAAGAATTTATTTGGAAAAAGGAACTTTTCGCAACAAACATTTCATATCTTTCCAAAAGTTCCGAATCACGTTTTGACTTTGGAAGTTTTGGTTATGCATGGAAAATCCAGGGAATCGACATCCCCCAAACCATTAGACTTCCGGAGAAGAGGAGTCCGATCGCCATTAAAACCCTTCTCGGAAACCGAGGAAATATCCTACCCAATTCCGATACCGGGTAGGATTCACCAGCCGCTAGACATAGCACATAAGACAACAGTAGTATGAATGGGACAGAAACTATTTGACCTCTTTCAGGAAAGGGCCTTACACACGGGGACACTGGCTGATCCCGCCGAGAGGAGCAAAGGAAGGTCTCTTTCGCCTACGAGCATAAGAAAGGAGTCTCGTACAAAGAGTTGGAAAGAAGGCTTTTACCTTATTTTAGGTGGGTTAGTGCGTATCTATTCGGGCGGAGGCGAACaatgaaaagacaaaaaggaACGAATGATGCCAACCAACTCGACAAAGACATTCAGATatgaaaaagataaagaaagacGTGTTAAGCTTGTGTTTTCCCAGCCGACTCGCACACGACCGTCTTTTTTTCGATTGAAGAGTCGGACTCCCTGACATTGCCTTTGCATCGCAAGGAGGAAGAAGGGTCTATGCTGAAAGATAAAAGGGTGCTGCATGTATAAGTCCAAAAGAGCTATGATGACTCTCGAAATGGAATTGGAAGAGCAAGACGGGCTAGGGCTGGCACATTAACAGGATATTCAATTTGTGATAACGATGGCAGATAAACTCTTACTTGTCCCCAACGCTAAAGTACCGGGCATTTTCAGGGACTAGCCCGCTTCcactttttttttttcgaaaagaCAAGGAGGATTAAGAAGGCCATCATTAAGGAAAACAAGGCAATAGCTTCGGTTAAAGCAAATCCCAAAATAGCATAACCTAATAATTGTTTTGCCAATGAATGATTTCTCGCAATAGAATTAAGGTATGTCAAATTTCCCTAAATTCCTTTTCACTTTATATAACAGAAGTTGAAGGAATGTTTTTCATATCGGCCAATACCAATTAGTTAGGATTAGTTTTGGTACTATTACCTTGTCAAACAAAAAAGGATTGAGTTTTAGTATGTTTACTTTAAGTGCACGTCTTTCTAAGAGTCTTTTAATCCTCTTAGAGGTTTTTACGCTAGTAGAAAATATAGAAATTTTTTGGCACTTCTTATTTTTATGGTGTATAATTTAATATTAAGATGAGCTTAAATGGAGCGACATGGACTATGATGATTCATATAGCCAACCCCAACTTGCTTAAACTGTGGcacaattgttgttgttgttgttgtttagtctGAAAAGGACATCAAGGGATGCGCTTCGCTCATGGCAAGGCATGGGGCCAAGCAAACCATCAAAGAACAGATCAGACATTATTCGTTTCGGTTAATGAGAACCTTACATGGATTGAAATTGTATATTACTAGAAGTGTACCTATCTATATATTGGAACTCTCTTGTAGATAGACAGCCCAACCTAAGGTGGTAGTGAATCTAGTGAGACATTAAGGATTTTTTAGTAGTTTTAAGACGCTTAATATGAGTTGTCTTGGCCATAATTTGTGCATGTAGGTAATTGGAAACAATTTCTTCTCTCGTTCGTTTTTCTTACTATGTGATAGATCTTATCTGCAAATATTTTTTTTGGCAAGACCTTCCAATTGAATAATGATTGTAGCTATTAATTGGTCTATTTAGATTCACATATTTCCTCTGCAAGCAAGCAGTGGAAGCTTAATGGAGCTAATTAGTGAATACTTGAAGTTGTCCAACTTTCTGAAATGGAGAATGACTAAAACAGTTAAGACTGCAAAACTACTGTATCATGTCCTCTAGTTTTGTCGAGACGCTATTGCAGTAATTCTTAAGGAGATTATTTTGTTGGACCAAATAACCAACCAGCAGTAACCTAATTCTGTTATTCTCTGTTTTGCAGAACCCCTGTATATTTCTTTCCATGATGAAGAATATGGAAACCCAGTTTATGATGATACAAAGCTATATGAACTACTTGCCCTGTCACAAGCATTGGCAGAAATGACCTGGCCTGCAATCCTTAATAAGAGACATATATTCAGGTTCACCATTAAAGATCATCTCTCCAAGCTTCAAAAGTAAATGTCCATATGTGTGAAATAGCTTATATTGCATCTTTCAGGAAGATGTTTGACAACTTTGATCCATCATCTCTTGCAAATGTTAATGAGAAAAAGTTGCGGTCACTAACAGAAAGTGGAAAATCATTGCTATCTGAACCTAAGATACGTGCAATTGTAGAGAACGCAAAGCATTTCCAGAAGGTAAAGAGAACTTTTACCATATACCTTTAGATCTGGAATGGCAAAACTGATCTTGAACACCTCTGCTCTTTCAAATATAAAGGTTTTTTGGCCTGCTTCTCAACTCCCATAGCGGGGTGAAATCTATGTGAACGGATTCATGATTTAACGTATATGTAACTTCATTCAAGTGattattattttatgtatttagaAGGAATAACAAGTCAACTTTTACTATATAGTCCAAAAACACACCAAGAGTAAATGAAACTTTAGTGGTGTAAATTTTTCactaaaacaaataataaaatatctttgTATGAACATGTCAACTATTCCTCGATCCGTTGCCTATCTGGTGCTTACTCACTGGTGCTGCTGTCAAATATCTTCCTGTCTTGCAGATTCAGCAGGAGTTTGGTTCCTTCAGCAACTACTGCTGGCGATTTGTAAATCACAAACCAATAAAAAGTGGATTTCGCTACGCGCGTCAAGTACCGGCTAAAACACCAAAATCAGAACTTATGAGTAAGGACTTGATGAAAAGAGGCTTTCTTTGCGTGGGACCAACAGTTGTGTATTCATTCATGCAAGTTGCGGGTATAGTTAATGATCATCTCATTACATGCTTCAGATACAATGAATGTAACAACAATAATGTCAAACAGCAGTCACAAACCAAGTTAGTAAAAATAGACATACAAGGGGACCCTGCTGAGAACACTCAATTTGTTATATGAGTCATGGCCATTTGAGTTTGACATAGCTGATATCCTCTGTGGATTTGTATTACTAATATTCTTGACATACATTTAACACAGGAGTCTAGTTACATGAGTGTTAGTGTGATTTATAGTCTTTCCAGCTTTGCCAAGTGTGTATTTAGAAACTTTCTCtaacttttgtatttttcatttatgAAGGGATTGAAGGTTGTATTTGTATCTATACTACTATGATGTCTGCTTATTTCCAAGATTTGATGATACTAGTAAATATTTCTTCATAAAGCTTCCCATTTTTGCTCAGCCATTTATTTTCAGAGAATTGCAATAAGCTTGGGGCAGATTGGCCCTCATGTCTATCTCGCGCATGCATTTTCCACAGGGGCAAGTGCATAGATAACATTCTCAAGGATGCTATTTAGATATTAGTCGTACTatttattttgtcctgaaattttaaaccaaaaatcttaacttcaggaCACTTTTGTCCCAAAAAATTgaactaaaaaattaaaattcaagatATACTGGCTAATTCCTAGCAGCCCGTTAGAATGGCTACCTGATGTCATTTCTATGAAAAACTCACCATGTTTTACTTTCGGCTCAATTCTTGTGCGCATGAGCCCAACTTCTTTACTAACTTTACTAACTTTTTAGTTTTTACTAGCTCACCGAAaagataattatttataaagtggacaaaaatatttaattttaaccAATGAGGCCTTCAGAGATATTATTCACTTTTTCCCCAACATTACTACCCCTTATGCTGTCAATTAAATCCATCAACTTTgcattgatatatatatatactaatctTAGGGTACGCGTTTTGTGCGTGTAcctatatcaataaatatataatttttaaaagtacataaatatttttaaaattattgacGGAGCTAGCTTAATGAGATTAACATTcgttatttttaggaatttataatttttaatatttattcaataactcaaataaattatttaataatatttatgtaatttttaaaaaatatatatttattgatataggTACGTGCAAATGATAGAAGATACAAATTATTTTCGATCTTTTTTCCTATTCGAACAATATATTATTCTCTTTGTCAATTTgtgtaatatttaaaaattatatttaataattaaaatatatatatagttaggTACCAAATCTCTTACTTTTAGTAGTATATATTATTACAATTACAAGTTCCCCAATATAAGAAGAATGAATGTGAAATATATTTCTATTGAAATTGCCGTCGAAtatacaaagaaaagaattttCCCAAATAATTTATACTTTAAAGTCCTTAATATTAGGACAttttacataattcaaataaggaaagatttaataatacaataacaacaacaacaacaacaacccagtataatctcattagtggggtctggggagggtagtgtgtacgcagaccttacccctaccctgggtagagaggttgtttccgatagaccatcggctccctCTCTCCAAGAactctcaccttgctcttgggaagTCCTATATATATTAGGATAATAACTAAATTACAATTTTGTCTaatgaaaaatttatttttaaaagttaaaaaaggcgaacaacatTCGCGAACGgttttcgtacttttaatatatatatatatatatatatatatatatatatatatatatatatatatatatatatatataattgatgttgtttgaaaactgtttgaCATAACCACATGTTTGAGAATATTGTCTGTCCTATCTTGATATTGCTAAATAGGGGCAAAAGGGCAAAATATATAGGAGCAAGCAAGACATGTGGAAAAAAACCGCGtatgagaaaaataatgataaggCAACTGTAGGAGAACATGTGTTATACAGTAATACAGAACCCCACATTCAGACATCAAGTCGTGGTCTTGTACATTAAATCGGTTAAGCAACCATTTGTTTaatcttttcttctttgtctGTCCTAATGTTGATAACAAACGTGTGCATGAACATGCCATGATTTTTAGATAGTAGTTTACTAATGGGGCCATAGAGGAGAACAAAGAAAATTCAAAGAATTTTGATTTGATAGTCAAAGACTTCAAACTTATTGACATCCATCTTGTTATAGACAATCATTACGGAGAGACGATGGTATGGTCTAAGGAGCCGGAACCAAAATAATGAGTTTTTGGATTCAAGACATAAAAATAGATGGAAAATAAATTTAGTGACCAAAATACATATACCGCATTTTTCAAGGGTGTTATACCTTAAAGAtcgtttgtccgttaaggtatagcgccttttaaaagggcgttatatgtGAATATGAAAAAATGGGTAAGTATAACGCTGTTTATTAAGACGTTATAGTATAGCGCCTTAATAAATTGCGCTATACCTACATAATAAATCGTCCCCTTCCCTTCCCCACCAAACCagaactcccccccccccccaaaaaaaaacttaaaaaaacgGTCGATCCCCCCATTAACGATCAAAAAATCTTGAGTGGACCCCACTCGTCCCACAAAAAGTAAAGATCTTCGGTCCCACATCCTAGCTAAGACGTTTTCTCGTTGTGGGTTGCTCGTTTCGGCTCTAAAtcgccaaatcttcaactttcctaaaaccttaaatcgaggtattccgacttagttTTTGTTGAAACTCGTATAAAAACTACATATTAGTTGTTTTTAATGTGTTGTATGTTGTTTTGCGACTATTTTGCGATTTAactcttttgttatttttatctggACTATGATATCAGTGtgctaaaaaattaataaaaatagagaaattattattagttgttaaaaaaaatattaataagttACTTTTTACTatggtatatgtattttcgtgaatgttttgtgattaaatttatttgttctttttatctggtttagattatttatttgcttaaagactagtaaaatagataaattgttaCTTTAGTTCCCTCTAGCGGTATCTTGTGGCCTAATGTAGTGCTTATATttgtaatgtagtgcccttttagtatagtaaaatgtagtgccctttagcatagtatccttgtagttattgaaattaatcatttaagtatctaTTATACTCAAAAATACGTCAAAATAGCttatagttcaaacacaaactctgtctAATTCTTAGTTAACgatcgtaagaaaataacatgagaaaacaataaaaattcaggatatcttggtactattgggcctcaaatatcgagctcaGAACctatatgtgaatatttaataattaaatcttgtatctttatgaaaataaattatttaattttattatagtcaaaaataagtgagtcataaacaaaaatatataataataaaactaatatataaattaataaaactactaacatataaataataaactaacatttaaaataacagacATGTTGAGTGATAAATCGAGAAAAGTTTTTCATCATGagcacaagaattcaggatatcttggtgctactaggcctcaaatatctAGCCCGGAACCCGtatgtaaatatttaataattaaatcttgtataattatgaaaataaattatttaattttattatagtcaaaaataagttagtcataaacaaaaatatataataataaaactaacatataaattaataaaactactaacatataaataataaactaacatttaaaataacagacatgttgagtgataaatcgagaaaattttctcatcatgaacacaagaattcgggatatcttggtgctactgggtgCTCAAGAATCGAGAAAATAACaaacattgtcacgacccaaaatccataaaggtcgtaatggcgccggactccactgtcaggcaagccaacaataaatacttaattaggttctcattttattacttttgaaatcatattttccttcaattaaatagcacaagatggagtttacaaagtaaataataatattttcaacaatttcaatataagacaacccataatcaccccaaaacccgatgtcacaagtgcatgagcatcaactaggaagataAAATAACATACAACACCtctccagaatacaaattagacaagaaaatacataagaaactttgaaggggactctgctggtTGATGATCGTAAATGGGaatacagctcacctaagtctccgcattTAACCACACCTCTGTGCCCGGGACGCTGCTAGTCATATATGCACCtttacaaaaatgtgcagcaagtatagtatgagtacgtacatcaacgtgtacccagtaagtatcccgcctaattccgaagaagtagtgacgaggggtcgacttcgacacttactagtggtccaatagtatCAGGTACTATAAAGAAGTGAATGAATATGAGccagagtaaataaatgaaacaaacaagtataaaatacgtagtacaattttcctctttacaatttactcaagctctcaactagcaagttccctccataaccggagcatatatatatatatatatatatatatatatatatatatatatatatatatatatatatatatatatatatatatattggatttcatcaaagaggttgtcataatccaaatcagggaaaaaccctcagatacattggcttcttgccaaacgttacgcacgattccatgaggataatatatatctagaaaatgccgaggcgtacgacccgatccaacataaaagtaaattgtgcgctgccgagggtcgaacgacgcgaaccatagatgcatctattaacctgccgaggtgaacgacccgctcccatgagagtgtggtatataaatcctgccgaggcgaacggcccgatcccataggaGTGGTAGAAGGAactaccccgctcgcggatcatacgtgcgacgcaatcaaatataaatttaacattaaaatcatatcgctttcttgattcttttcaaaataagggaaattcagcttgtagctttttaagaaaattactCCGCTCGCGAAATATACATGCGATGCGGTTACACATAAATTTCTTAAACTATTATAGCATTACTCAATCcttttcgaaattacgaagttcaaatgaaaccttttaaatcttaagttctttAATTTTAActcctttcaaaatatttaataagcaGACTAAATCTCGCTCCTTCTCAagacaaacaataaacataaatcaataacaatatcaacaaggcatgatgtgagcctaaaactacccgggcgtaggcatagctagtagttatgtacggactctcgtcacctcgtgcgtacgtggcccccacaaatagaagcacacaataatttagttcagCTATTGGGTTaattcccccttacaaggttagaaaggagacttatctcgctccgtagttccataaccggcttccgaTCCCTTTAAACAACTCGAAACGATGCAAAACaccccaaaactagccaataatgaTGTACCCAAATACTCAATATAATCAAagttataacaatttctaaccccgatcgaaaagtcggattccaaaaatattcgaagataactttacccataatctcaagaactcaaattcgcataccatagatcacgtcgtaagttagtcgatgtaaatccaagaagagattatctttgagatgataagaagttaatcctattggtcttaaacgatacaagggtgtataagagtggttaacaaatattaaaagttaaacgaatcaaggatgttgtaacccgtattttcgggtaacactagaggtgattaactgtcccaagaggtcttgttttaatgtatttgaatcatataatatccgcatcataagttttgaagtcaagcgagttatgaaacaaaagtcgataaaagttgtcgcaacttaggtttataattttacttaaactttaggtcaaatgttactgtatttttctcccaatgtgcttggaattatggggtgatctacctatcaaattgaagatctatgagtctagtttccaacgcattaaaccgttcgttgatacgatctcggaatagagagatattcgcgttttcgcgagagtgcgccaagctgctctctatggggcccacaaaggcggtttaagacatatggacatatataagatacctcaaccccgttttaagtcattatttttcagtatattcagaccttataaccctaaaaacagtctctcaaggttctctcatgatccaagacccaaacaaagggcaaacaacacaaatcaaatgtcgggaatcccgtggcgctagtaagtttcttgttcttcttgttgttgctgatttttgtgttgttccagctcgtgtgggaggttgttttaagtgttttatgtcctgtaaatacaccttcaagtttttaatatcaatcctaggtgatttcaagtcttctaaagtaattctagtgccgaaaaacccgaattaattgctagtttcgcttccttgttcttgtggcagaattgaagggatatttcgtggaaaattaaggtcaaattggagttgttctttctgtttaaaggtaaggaacctcatatatatttaagattatccaagttgcagctaagtcgttgaagctagaacttgtgaaatatatatcgaaaagtttggtagtaatgttgttggttggtggactgttttggaggctcaatatgattattaatgatgttgtttgggctgtttggtgattgtattgacttgtgggaagtcatataaataggggaggtgttgtccgtttcatcgtaaaataggttgtggtcgatacataatagttacgacgcttaaacgataatgatagtgtcatttgtcttattgtagactaaggagtcgtgatatttgcatagcttgaggttgggcagtatatacaaggtatgtgaggctatccccttcattcttttgcacgactccgattgtacataatgtaatgaacgagctcccaaagatactctactcttagaagctagcagtacttacattgctgcccttcttatgaaacgattggtattgatgttacttctcttattcttatattatcaatgttgttggtagttcctgattcttataagtttcttgatgaagagttaatcctaataacatgtacgaaggataccgaccttacgtcacttcgaaaggttcaaaatgtgattccaatgagtccagcatgcatcatatatatatgtatctattttactctaccgagccacgctatagttgtatatctattttactctaccgagccgcgctatagttggccgggtatggcacctattgtgcaaccactgatcagttgggttttaccgagctccacgtggccgggtacgattctaccgagagccctatgatggccgggtacgttttaccgagcctattatggccgggtacgatatgatgatggtgatgcccacaaaggcgtatgttttaaaagtttatgtatatatatgtatgtatcatgtatttcatgtcagtagccctcagagatacccagatgtcacaggttgtatattctctatccatgtttacattactgttcttacttatgctttcttgcctcacatactcagtactttattcgtactgacgtcctttttatttgtggacgctgcatgtcgtgctgcaggtcctgatagacaggtagacgtagctcccccaccacagtaggctgtccagttcagcggttattggcgagatcccttctccggacttgccgtggtcttggtatgcatttttgttatagaccttatgggtatgtcggggccctgttccggcaatgttgtagcacttatgttcttttagaggctcatagacaggtgtcgacttatgtatggtttagaatgccttttcggctgatttttgttgtatagtctttcatggcatcatgatagctcgtaccttatatatagtttcttgacagtcttgtcgtcccatgttatgtatgttcatgacattatctttcattgttggatgttcatgatccatgtctactatttatattgatcttgtcggcccttaaagataataaggaaggttagataaaatgtacgttggtgctcggcaagtatggcccgggtgctagtcatgaccctccagttgggtcgtgacaaacttggtatcagagcaagtctgtcctaggggttgtctatgagccgtgtctagtagagtttttattatggatgtgtagcgcgccacatttataatcaggaggctacgtgacatctagggttgttaccttcttcctgaatctagatcgtgcgtagagttgagtagtaagtgttcatatctaatattcaccttgttttctttcagcgatgccttcgactaggaagcaagcgattagtaaacggcttgatacagctgtgggagagggtaacattcaggtgcctccagccagagcaggccaaagtgaggctcagagtgagatgccgtctcatacctctctgtctcctcccgaggatattaggaggcacccagtacatctagttcctccgtctggcactatagaccatgatatgcgcagtgcggtgcaattgttgtctagcttggtagctgctcaggctcagaggcagaataccggtgctgctgataaactggttagtgcg
The nucleotide sequence above comes from Nicotiana tabacum cultivar K326 chromosome 12, ASM71507v2, whole genome shotgun sequence. Encoded proteins:
- the LOC107824682 gene encoding uncharacterized protein LOC107824682, producing MSSSPELRSPAKTNGDTRKILGPGGNRVRDLEEQKRKKEGVKKPERPKKSTVSQTVVRVRSNGSVDSSSSESSTIKAVNSKRGVERNGVKKPAKVVAQGVEAAEALAPLVLVPLKRCDWITPNSEPLYISFHDEEYGNPVYDDTKLYELLALSQALAEMTWPAILNKRHIFRKMFDNFDPSSLANVNEKKLRSLTESGKSLLSEPKIRAIVENAKHFQKIQQEFGSFSNYCWRFVNHKPIKSGFRYARQVPAKTPKSELMSKDLMKRGFLCVGPTVVYSFMQVAGIVNDHLITCFRYNECNNNNVKQQSQTKLVKIDIQGDPAENTQFVI